The genomic segment CTGACTGATCATCGCTGCGGTTGCCGCTGATAATGTCCAGCCCAAGTGTCCATGACCGGTGTTGTAAAAGACACGTTCCTGTCTACCACGGCGCACCACTGGCATCATGTTCGGCATCATGGGACGCAGACCTGCCCATGGAACCACATGTTCAGTACACAGATCGAAATTGCGTTGTGTCCAGTCAATTAAAGGCTGAATTCGGTCAACACGAATATCCCGATTATAACCATTAAATTCCGCGGTTCCTGCAACACGTAAGCGGTCTTTACCTAAACGTGACAAGACTATCTTGGCGCTCTCATCTAGCAGACTGACCCAAGGAGCATTTTGCTGACTTTGCTCATCATTCAGCTGTACGGTAATTGAATAGCCTTTTACCGGATAGACATTCACTCGCTCACCCAACAGATCTGCCAACTGATAACTGCTTACGCCTGCACATACCACAATGGCATCCGCCTGAATCTCGAGCACATCTTCAGCATTGGCACGCACATTTTCAGGGCTTGGTCTGCATTTAACCGTAATATGCTGTGCTTGGTGATCGACCGCAAATACATCCTGACCAAATTCGAAGTTCACCCCTTTTTTCATACAGGCATTTGCCAGTCCAGTACTGAATTTATGAATATCTCCAGTCGCATCACTCTGGCAATAAAACCCGGCATAATAATCTCCAGTTAATGCAGGTTCAATCTGCTTGATTTCTTCATTGCTGATGGCATTACGTTCCAGACCACCACTACACAACAGATCATTGACCTTAATTGCGACATCATAATCAGCTTTATTATGGTAGAAATGTAGAATTCCGCGCTTTTCCAGATCAAAATCAATCTGCTCAATTTCGGCAATTTCAAACAAACGTTTTCTGGCCAGTAACGCGAGTCTTACCGTTTCCCGGGTATTGGTTTCATAGTTTTTAATATGACCTAGAAATTCCATCAGCCAGCTATATTTATGCAGACTAAAAGAAGGATTAAGCAATAGCGGTGCGGTTTTTTGTGACATCCATTTGATGCCTTTCAACACAGTGGCTTTTTGATTCCAGACTTCTGCATTACAGGCAGAAAGTTGCCCGCCATTAGCAAAGGATGTTTCCATCGCGGGATAAAGATGACGGTCAACCACCGTGACCTGATAACCGAGTAAGGCGAGCTCATAAGCTGTTGTTACACCGGTAATGCCTGCCCCCACCACAATAACATGACGCATAGACACCTCTCCTCAATATGTGATGTCTTTCCCATCTGTCATGTGTACCTGAGAGCTTCGGTGACTGCATCATAGCTGTATGCAGCAACCTTCCCCCTTCGGTGAGTGATTCAACACTTCTCTCCAGAGTTTAATATATTATTGCAGTCCTTTTGCCTGAGAGTTTCCTGGGACCTTGCTCCTTCGGCGAATGCAGTAGCATTTCTCTCCTGCAATAATATTTTTATTATCCTGAGCAATTTATATACCATCTTATCGGAGACTACAGTTTTTTATTTATGTTAATTCACGTGATTTAAGTGGTAACGATACTTTCAATAAATTTAGAAGAAATAACACTATCTATTTCAAACGAATTTTAAGATTTTAATTTGGTTTTTTGCCTCATTTTCCTACGTCATGCTGCAATGCAAGGCATTTAAGAAAAGCAATAATGTTAATAATTGCTTAGGCTATTTATAGGATTGATTTAATATTAGACTTTAATATATGACCGACTTTCAGATCCTAAAATTAAATTAACCAGGAAAGAATCAACATGAGAGATCCAGCCGCGACTACCGTTTGCATACTGATAATACTGGCCATGAACTGGCTATCTCCGCCATAGACACGCGTCAGTACATAGGAAGCTGAAGCAGTAGGTAAAGCAAAGAACAACACCAGTACCTGTGTGGTTAAAGGATCAATATCAAATAATTGGCAGACAAAGAAAGCAGCAAGCGGCATTCCTAATAAACGCCCAAAAGTTGCGAGACCTAATGGGAAGATATCTCGCTGGAAGCCTTGGAACTGTAAGGCAGCCCCCACACACATCAAGCCCAGCGGCAAACTGCATAAGGCAATCTGTTTTAAGAATAATTCAAACCCAGCCCAGAGTGATAAGCCTGAAAGATTAAATAGGCCTCCAACAAGAGAACCTAGAATTAAAGGGTTCTTTAACAGATCAATCAGGATTTTGAAGATCTGCATATCTGAACTACGGGTAAATGCCAGTACAGATAAGATATTGACCAGTGGAATACATAACACCATCACTACGGCGAAAATGGTCATGCCCTGCTGATGAAATAAAGCATTCACTGCTGCAAGTCCGATATAGGTATTAAAACGCAGGAGTGCCTGCACATAGACCCCAAAACGTGCATAGCCAATCTGATAAATCTTGCGCAGCACATATAGAGCAATACTGACCGCCGCCATAAGGCTAAAGACCACCAGAACCACATCTTTAATGACTGCCATTTCAATCTTGGCTACGGCCAGATTTAAAAATAGCATGACTGGAAACAGGACAAAATAATTAAGTTTTTCTGCCCCACGCCAGAAACTATCTTCCAGCCATTTCCTTTGTTTTAATACATAGCCCAAAGTAATCAGGCCAATAAGCGGAAACAGTACAGTGAAGATAGTCTGAAACATTGAACAACTCATGATATGGGTTTTGCGGCAATCGCATCCAATTCAATTGCCTGTCAATGAGCAAGGATACAACAAGCGACTCGTTTCAGGATAAAAATAGTGGAAAATTCAATGAATAATAAATAAAAAACACTCTCGCTGGCTTTAATTAAAATACGCTTTAAATCCAACTTTCATCTTTTGCAACATTTAGTGCATCATTTTTTAGTCTTTCAAGCTCCTCATAAACCTTTGCATCAAGCTTCGGACGGAATTTTTCAAACTTAACTTTTAACAAATCTAGGCTTCTTAAGAGCATCCTAAAAATGAGTCTCTCACGGCCTAAATCATCTGTTGCCTTAAAAGTTGTTGGATCAATCCTTAAACGGAAATCCATATTTCTACGTTTAAATGAATAAAAAATACGTTCATCAAAACTATCATTTCCCATTATAATTTCAATGCACTTCCATTTATCTATAGGAATATCATACGACTTATTTTGTAGTTGAGCATTTAAGGCATTTTCTACTGCGTTACGTGCTTTATTTTCGAGATCAAGATGATCTTCTGTTAACACTTCCCTACTTAATTCAGCACTTAACCATACTTCCATTCATATATCCTGTCATTATTCTTATTAAACACACTTAGAATCAAAAATAGATTCAAATAACTTAATAAATCTTTTCGAGACTCTTTTCTAAAATCACCAGATTTAAATCTACTAAAGGCTGTCCAACATCTGCATCCAGTGGATAACTCTCTGTTTTGCCGGTTTGGTGATAACCACGACGCTCATAATACGCGATTAATTCAATGCGAACATTAAGAACAGACATTCTAAGTTTTTTGAAAGGTATTTTTTCTCTAGAGTATT from the Acinetobacter sp. YWS30-1 genome contains:
- a CDS encoding AEC family transporter translates to MFQTIFTVLFPLIGLITLGYVLKQRKWLEDSFWRGAEKLNYFVLFPVMLFLNLAVAKIEMAVIKDVVLVVFSLMAAVSIALYVLRKIYQIGYARFGVYVQALLRFNTYIGLAAVNALFHQQGMTIFAVVMVLCIPLVNILSVLAFTRSSDMQIFKILIDLLKNPLILGSLVGGLFNLSGLSLWAGFELFLKQIALCSLPLGLMCVGAALQFQGFQRDIFPLGLATFGRLLGMPLAAFFVCQLFDIDPLTTQVLVLFFALPTASASYVLTRVYGGDSQFMASIISMQTVVAAGSLMLILSWLI
- a CDS encoding D-amino acid dehydrogenase, which produces MRHVIVVGAGITGVTTAYELALLGYQVTVVDRHLYPAMETSFANGGQLSACNAEVWNQKATVLKGIKWMSQKTAPLLLNPSFSLHKYSWLMEFLGHIKNYETNTRETVRLALLARKRLFEIAEIEQIDFDLEKRGILHFYHNKADYDVAIKVNDLLCSGGLERNAISNEEIKQIEPALTGDYYAGFYCQSDATGDIHKFSTGLANACMKKGVNFEFGQDVFAVDHQAQHITVKCRPSPENVRANAEDVLEIQADAIVVCAGVSSYQLADLLGERVNVYPVKGYSITVQLNDEQSQQNAPWVSLLDESAKIVLSRLGKDRLRVAGTAEFNGYNRDIRVDRIQPLIDWTQRNFDLCTEHVVPWAGLRPMMPNMMPVVRRGRQERVFYNTGHGHLGWTLSAATAAMISQEIAQHYPA
- a CDS encoding Imm44 family immunity protein; protein product: MEVWLSAELSREVLTEDHLDLENKARNAVENALNAQLQNKSYDIPIDKWKCIEIIMGNDSFDERIFYSFKRRNMDFRLRIDPTTFKATDDLGRERLIFRMLLRSLDLLKVKFEKFRPKLDAKVYEELERLKNDALNVAKDESWI